A single window of Drosophila suzukii chromosome 3, CBGP_Dsuzu_IsoJpt1.0, whole genome shotgun sequence DNA harbors:
- the TwdlQ gene encoding uncharacterized protein TwdlQ, whose translation MRGLLLLCFIAAVSSAKLGYNYQAAAGDRRFAGLIDAEATGFSSTQHQQQQQQPQQLQGQQESQQQIPAAADEFSKEFYTYAAPEDEFADREATEHIASMLKRNLRVLFIKSPEHQGLTNAALQLAKQASEQRTAIYVLSKQADVGQLAQRLAAENQAQNHKPEVHFVKYRTPEDAVRAQQLIQQQFDSLGGSSRSSDEGVAPVLDFSSAPAAISVQDQNEAQNQVQAVTPLTKYLPAALLRSK comes from the coding sequence TTACTTTGCTTCATTGCCGCCGTTTCTTCGGCCAAGTTGGGCTATAACTACCAAGCTGCAGCTGGAGATCGTCGTTTTGCCGGACTCATTGATGCGGAGGCCACAGGATTTAGTTCCACGCagcaccagcaacagcagcagcagccgcagcaaTTGCAGGGGCAGCAGGAGTCGCAGCAACAGATTCCCGCTGCAGCGGATGAGTTCAGCAAGGAGTTCTACACATATGCCGCTCCGGAGGATGAGTTTGCCGATCGGGAGGCCACCGAGCACATTGCCAGCATGTTGAAGAGGAACCTGCGAGTCCTGTTCATCAAGTCACCGGAGCACCAGGGTCTCACCAACGCCGCCCTCCAGTTGGCCAAGCAGGCCAGCGAGCAGAGGACGGCCATCTATGTGCTCAGCAAGCAGGCGGATGTGGGCCAGCTGGCCCAACGCTTGGCCGCCGAGAACCAGGCCCAGAATCACAAGCCCGAGGTGCACTTCGTCAAGTACCGCACTCCCGAGGACGCCGTGCGGGCCCAGCAGCTCATACAGCAGCAGTTCGACTCCCTGGGCGGCAGCTCCCGCAGCTCCGACGAGGGCGTGGCACCGGTCCTGGACTTCAGCTCGGCACCAGCTGCCATTAGTGTCCAGGATCAGAATGAGGCTCAAAATCAGGTTCAGGCTGTCACGCCGCTCACTAAATACTTGCCAGCGGCCTTGTTACGCAGCAAATAG